The Parvibaculaceae bacterium PLY_AMNH_Bact1 genome window below encodes:
- a CDS encoding PQQ-dependent dehydrogenase, methanol/ethanol family (Derived by automated computational analysis using gene prediction method: Protein Homology.), whose amino-acid sequence MSDFLREKWPVLVNAGAGVVLAAVVVMQFAGGGDDVDTTSLPDAVPVSGGEVAEAPAEETPATQDARAVVDVDGARIVNADSEPGNWMSHGRTYSEQRYSPLSQINDQNAADLGLAWSFNTGTVRGLEATPIVVDGMLFTTGNWGVVHALDAKTGEELWEFDPEVPGEWARYGCCDIVNRGVAVWKGRVYVASFDGRLFSLNAEDGSVHWEVNTIPGPPYTITGAPRIVNGKVIIGNGGAELGVRGYITAYDAETGEQAWRFYTVPGNPADGFEHPEMEVAVETWKGGRWWEIGGGGTAWDSMAYDAELDTLYVGVGNGSPWTREIRSPGGGDNLYLSTILALDPNTGRLKWHYQTTPSDNWDYTATQHIVLAELEIDGKERKVLMQAPKNGFFYVIDRESGELLSADPYITVTWASHVDMETGRPVENPAVGYNIDPQFVFPSANGGHNWHPMAFNPDTGLVYIPTQEIGGIYTLANQWKEDKEFKVRENWWNTGLDWADYLDVVKGLIAENGELPIDHGYLKAFDPLTGETRWAIEMPSILNGGVLTTAGNLVLQGTADGRFVAYRADTGTELWRANVQTGIVAAPMTYEIDGVQYVAVMAGWGGTALPSGDARTSAAAKYGNDGRLLVFKVNGTEELPELALLDQTIPEQPDVTATPEQLRNGEVQFMSVCGLCHGALAVSGGVLPDLRRMDPTTREHFDAIVREGMLEANGMPNFGDLLNEQDVKDIYSYIITRATEDRALQLPTE is encoded by the coding sequence ATGTCGGACTTTTTGCGGGAGAAGTGGCCGGTTCTAGTGAACGCGGGCGCTGGGGTGGTACTTGCCGCTGTTGTGGTGATGCAGTTTGCGGGCGGCGGCGATGACGTCGATACAACAAGCCTGCCAGATGCGGTGCCCGTGTCGGGTGGCGAGGTTGCTGAAGCACCGGCTGAAGAAACGCCAGCGACACAAGATGCGCGTGCGGTCGTAGATGTTGATGGCGCGCGGATTGTTAATGCAGATAGTGAGCCCGGCAATTGGATGAGCCACGGGCGGACCTATTCAGAGCAGCGCTACTCACCTCTTAGTCAGATCAACGACCAAAACGCCGCCGACCTTGGTCTTGCCTGGTCTTTCAATACAGGCACTGTGCGCGGTCTGGAAGCAACGCCTATCGTTGTTGATGGCATGCTGTTCACCACAGGCAATTGGGGCGTGGTGCATGCACTAGATGCGAAGACTGGCGAGGAGCTTTGGGAATTTGATCCCGAAGTTCCCGGCGAATGGGCGCGCTATGGTTGCTGTGACATTGTCAATCGCGGCGTTGCGGTCTGGAAGGGTCGCGTCTATGTCGCAAGCTTTGATGGACGCTTGTTCTCTCTAAACGCTGAAGATGGCTCGGTGCATTGGGAAGTGAATACGATCCCGGGCCCGCCCTACACAATCACGGGTGCGCCACGCATTGTGAATGGAAAAGTTATCATCGGGAACGGTGGTGCTGAGCTTGGCGTGCGTGGGTACATCACTGCTTATGACGCGGAGACCGGCGAACAGGCCTGGCGTTTCTACACTGTGCCCGGCAACCCGGCTGATGGATTTGAACATCCAGAAATGGAAGTCGCTGTCGAGACCTGGAAAGGTGGTCGCTGGTGGGAAATTGGTGGTGGCGGCACCGCTTGGGATTCCATGGCTTATGACGCTGAGCTCGACACGCTTTATGTCGGCGTTGGCAATGGCTCACCGTGGACGCGGGAAATCCGGTCGCCTGGCGGTGGGGATAATCTTTACCTCTCTACCATTCTTGCCCTTGATCCGAACACGGGTCGGTTGAAGTGGCATTATCAGACGACACCGAGCGACAATTGGGACTACACGGCGACACAGCATATCGTCCTAGCTGAGCTTGAGATCGACGGGAAAGAGCGCAAGGTGCTGATGCAGGCACCGAAGAACGGCTTCTTCTACGTGATCGACCGTGAGTCCGGAGAGCTTCTCTCTGCTGATCCGTACATTACCGTTACCTGGGCGAGTCATGTTGATATGGAGACCGGGCGTCCGGTCGAAAACCCAGCAGTGGGTTACAATATCGATCCGCAGTTTGTGTTTCCATCTGCCAATGGCGGTCACAACTGGCACCCGATGGCGTTCAATCCGGATACGGGTCTTGTCTACATCCCTACCCAGGAGATTGGCGGCATCTACACACTCGCCAACCAATGGAAAGAGGACAAAGAATTCAAGGTTCGTGAGAACTGGTGGAATACGGGTCTGGATTGGGCCGACTATCTCGATGTGGTTAAAGGCCTGATTGCTGAGAACGGAGAGCTGCCGATTGATCATGGGTACCTCAAAGCCTTTGACCCGCTGACAGGGGAAACGCGCTGGGCGATTGAGATGCCGTCTATTCTGAATGGCGGTGTGTTGACGACTGCCGGAAACCTTGTGTTGCAAGGGACAGCTGATGGGCGCTTCGTTGCATATCGTGCAGATACAGGCACAGAGCTTTGGCGCGCCAATGTACAGACGGGTATTGTTGCTGCGCCAATGACCTATGAGATTGACGGTGTGCAATATGTGGCCGTGATGGCTGGCTGGGGTGGCACCGCCCTTCCGTCGGGCGATGCGCGCACATCAGCAGCGGCCAAGTATGGTAATGATGGGCGGCTTCTGGTGTTCAAAGTGAATGGGACGGAAGAGCTTCCTGAACTTGCACTGCTTGATCAGACGATCCCTGAGCAACCGGACGTAACAGCGACGCCTGAGCAGCTTCGCAATGGTGAAGTTCAGTTCATGTCCGTCTGTGGTCTGTGTCATGGCGCACTGGCGGTTAGCGGTGGTGTGCTGCCTGATCTTCGCCGCATGGACCCAACAACGCGTGAGCATTTCGACGCGATCGTGAGGGAAGGTATGCTCGAGGCAAACGGCATGCCGAACTTTGGTGATTTGCTCAATGAGCAGGATGTAAAGGATATCTATTCCTACATCATCACACGAGCAACTGAGGACAGAGCGCTTCAGTTGCCGACAGAGTAA
- a CDS encoding ammonium transporter (Derived by automated computational analysis using gene prediction method: Protein Homology.): METASAGGDVFFLLMGAILVFAMHAGFAFLEVGTVRHKSQVNAMVKIIVDFAVSTIAYFFIGYSVAYGVDFLVSAAVLQGDATAEGYEFGPQGISLVKFFFLLTFAAAIPAIISGGIAERAKFWPQAFATAAIVGLVYPFFEGIIWNGNFGVQDWIEATFGAPLHDFAGSIVVHAVGGWVALGAVLMLGHRKGRYTTDGRLVGFPPSSIPWLSLGSWLLCIGWFGFNVMSAQSLESISGLVAMNSLLAMAGGILASLIVGKNDPGFIHNGALAGLVAVCAGSDIMHPLGSLAVGAGAGAIFVVLFDMCQNKWKIDDVLGVWPLHGLCGVWGAVAAGIFGTEALGGLGGVTFMGQLAGSVIGASYAFIMGLVVYGILKAIMGIKLSEEEEALGADLSIHKIGANPESDVTPR, from the coding sequence ATGGAAACCGCTTCAGCTGGTGGTGACGTATTTTTCTTGTTGATGGGGGCAATCCTCGTCTTCGCAATGCATGCAGGGTTTGCATTTCTTGAGGTCGGCACCGTCCGCCACAAGAGCCAGGTAAACGCGATGGTGAAAATCATCGTCGACTTTGCCGTTTCAACCATCGCCTATTTCTTTATCGGCTACTCAGTTGCCTACGGCGTCGACTTCCTGGTAAGTGCGGCCGTGCTTCAGGGGGACGCAACAGCGGAAGGATATGAGTTCGGACCGCAGGGCATCAGCCTGGTGAAGTTCTTCTTCCTGCTCACCTTCGCCGCAGCGATCCCGGCCATTATTTCAGGTGGTATCGCCGAGCGCGCAAAATTCTGGCCACAAGCCTTTGCGACAGCCGCGATCGTCGGCCTCGTCTATCCCTTCTTTGAAGGCATTATCTGGAACGGCAACTTCGGCGTTCAGGACTGGATTGAAGCTACTTTCGGCGCACCCCTTCATGACTTCGCCGGATCTATTGTCGTGCACGCCGTTGGCGGCTGGGTCGCCCTTGGTGCGGTTCTAATGCTTGGTCATCGCAAAGGCCGCTACACCACAGACGGTCGGCTTGTTGGTTTCCCGCCTTCATCCATTCCCTGGTTGTCACTGGGTTCCTGGCTCCTTTGCATCGGCTGGTTTGGCTTCAACGTCATGTCCGCTCAGTCGTTGGAAAGCATTTCAGGCCTTGTCGCCATGAACTCTCTGCTCGCCATGGCAGGCGGCATTCTGGCCTCGCTGATCGTTGGCAAAAACGACCCGGGCTTCATTCACAACGGCGCGCTGGCCGGTCTTGTCGCAGTGTGTGCGGGATCAGACATCATGCACCCGCTGGGCTCTCTTGCGGTTGGTGCAGGCGCCGGTGCGATCTTCGTTGTCCTCTTCGACATGTGTCAGAACAAGTGGAAGATCGATGACGTTCTGGGTGTTTGGCCACTCCATGGGCTCTGTGGTGTTTGGGGCGCAGTTGCAGCGGGCATCTTCGGCACGGAAGCCCTTGGCGGCCTTGGTGGGGTCACCTTCATGGGTCAGCTCGCAGGATCCGTCATCGGTGCAAGCTATGCTTTCATCATGGGGCTTGTTGTCTACGGCATCCTCAAAGCCATCATGGGCATCAAACTCTCTGAAGAAGAGGAAGCGCTTGGCGCCGACCTGTCGATCCATAAGATCGGCGCCAACCCGGAATCAGACGTAACACCACGCTGA
- a CDS encoding P-II family nitrogen regulator (Derived by automated computational analysis using gene prediction method: Protein Homology.), with the protein MKLVMAIIKPFRLDAVREALTAEGVEGLTVSEVKGFGRQKGQTEIYRGAEYAVSFVPKLKIEVVVKSEQTDKVVETIVSAAKTGQIGDGKIFVTPVDQVTRIRTGETDADAL; encoded by the coding sequence ATGAAACTCGTAATGGCAATCATCAAGCCGTTTCGCCTCGACGCTGTGCGCGAAGCGCTGACAGCTGAAGGCGTTGAAGGTTTGACGGTCAGCGAGGTGAAGGGTTTCGGTCGCCAAAAAGGCCAGACGGAAATCTATCGCGGTGCTGAATACGCCGTCAGCTTCGTACCGAAGCTGAAGATCGAAGTCGTGGTCAAGTCTGAGCAAACAGACAAGGTCGTCGAAACCATCGTCTCTGCCGCCAAAACCGGACAAATCGGAGACGGCAAAATTTTTGTGACACCCGTTGATCAAGTCACGCGGATCCGCACCGGTGAGACCGATGCGGACGCTCTATAG
- a CDS encoding LysR family transcriptional regulator (Derived by automated computational analysis using gene prediction method: Protein Homology.), whose translation MLDLNAVPIFLAVVEQNSFSGAAKGLGLSKSAVSKRVSALEATLGVKLLHRSTRKLRLTEAGERYVVAAEAAMQSLQEAEAAAGELQSTPQGHLRVHAPMSFGRLHVTPLLPDFLTKHPAMQVHLEMNDTWADMIEGNFDVAIRAGALPDTTLISRKLCDLKSVVCASPDYLKQNDVPVVPQDLSNHNCLTSTHHILEREWHFKKSGKTQTVRISGQLSLNNSDALREALVRGFGIGRLPTFIAGKDISEGRLIPVLSDYEMPTKPLYALYPDKHLLPVKARVFLDYITEAYRGDRPYWDKW comes from the coding sequence ATGTTGGATCTGAACGCTGTCCCAATTTTCCTCGCAGTTGTTGAACAGAACAGCTTTTCCGGTGCCGCCAAAGGGCTGGGCCTGAGCAAATCCGCCGTAAGCAAACGCGTGAGTGCATTAGAAGCAACGCTCGGCGTGAAACTCCTCCATCGCTCAACCCGCAAGCTCCGCCTTACCGAAGCAGGTGAGAGATATGTTGTCGCCGCAGAAGCCGCGATGCAAAGCCTTCAGGAGGCGGAAGCCGCCGCAGGTGAGCTTCAAAGCACACCTCAGGGACACCTGCGGGTCCACGCGCCCATGTCATTCGGCAGACTTCATGTAACACCACTTCTCCCGGACTTTCTGACAAAGCACCCTGCAATGCAGGTGCATTTGGAAATGAATGACACATGGGCGGACATGATTGAAGGGAACTTTGATGTTGCGATCCGCGCAGGCGCCCTGCCCGACACAACACTGATCAGCAGGAAACTATGTGACTTAAAGAGCGTCGTCTGCGCCTCACCCGACTATCTGAAGCAAAACGATGTACCGGTCGTTCCTCAAGATCTGAGCAATCACAATTGCCTCACCTCGACCCATCACATCTTGGAACGTGAATGGCATTTCAAGAAGTCAGGAAAGACACAGACCGTGAGGATCTCCGGACAGCTTTCACTCAACAATAGTGATGCACTTCGAGAGGCGCTTGTCCGCGGCTTCGGGATCGGGCGGCTACCGACCTTTATCGCAGGCAAAGATATTAGTGAAGGTCGGCTAATACCGGTCTTGTCCGACTACGAAATGCCGACCAAGCCTCTCTACGCGCTTTACCCCGACAAACATCTGCTGCCAGTAAAAGCGCGGGTCTTTCTAGACTACATCACCGAGGCCTATCGCGGCGACCGACCTTATTGGGACAAATGGTGA
- a CDS encoding VOC family protein (Derived by automated computational analysis using gene prediction method: Protein Homology.) codes for MKEITRINHVGLRVRDLGVTRAFYEKLGFEFLEGPVGPEPVAIMEHPSGVNINFILNASEPSSTPNMLMDVPEKHTGFTHIALEVTDKEAVEARLGELNMKITETVTLPSGAVFFFIRDPDGNVIEFHKPA; via the coding sequence ATGAAAGAAATTACCCGCATCAACCATGTTGGACTGCGTGTTCGCGACCTTGGCGTTACGCGGGCATTTTACGAGAAGTTGGGATTTGAATTTCTTGAAGGTCCTGTTGGTCCTGAACCCGTCGCGATCATGGAACATCCCTCTGGGGTCAATATCAACTTCATCCTGAATGCGTCCGAACCCTCGTCCACGCCCAACATGTTGATGGACGTACCCGAGAAGCACACAGGTTTCACCCATATTGCGTTGGAGGTTACGGATAAGGAAGCGGTCGAGGCGCGACTTGGTGAGTTGAATATGAAGATCACCGAGACTGTTACGCTGCCCAGCGGTGCCGTGTTCTTCTTCATTCGTGATCCAGACGGGAATGTGATCGAGTTTCACAAGCCTGCGTGA
- a CDS encoding hypothetical protein (Derived by automated computational analysis using gene prediction method: GeneMarkS-2+.) → MPIFLKYALTGVWILALVTVASICVRFAAEQGVLIWAAPLVAIIPIAGLAFLQPKAELVGWAVFTVWLGSTYAALGSIELVVFGVIAALALFGLFASPWLLVLAWFGHIAWDFAPRELPPLLTDLPHACIIFDGLIGAFIAWRILKGRWKAA, encoded by the coding sequence ATGCCGATTTTTCTAAAATACGCGCTGACCGGTGTTTGGATCCTGGCACTCGTGACCGTCGCAAGCATCTGCGTCCGCTTCGCGGCCGAACAGGGCGTCTTGATTTGGGCTGCCCCACTTGTCGCAATCATCCCGATCGCGGGCCTCGCTTTCCTGCAGCCCAAAGCAGAGCTTGTGGGCTGGGCCGTCTTCACTGTCTGGCTGGGCTCGACCTATGCCGCCCTTGGCTCAATCGAGCTGGTCGTCTTCGGCGTCATTGCAGCTCTCGCCCTCTTTGGTCTTTTCGCCTCACCCTGGCTCCTAGTGCTCGCCTGGTTTGGGCACATCGCCTGGGACTTTGCACCGCGGGAGCTGCCGCCTCTTCTCACCGACCTGCCCCATGCCTGTATCATTTTCGATGGCCTGATCGGTGCTTTTATCGCCTGGCGCATCCTCAAAGGCCGCTGGAAAGCTGCCTAA
- a CDS encoding ammonium transporter (Derived by automated computational analysis using gene prediction method: Protein Homology.) produces the protein MTAKFFKLGSAALLGLAAMSAPAFAEETMTSGESAYIFNTLLFLMAGFMVMFMAAGFAMLEAGMVRSKNVAIQCTKNISLFSIAGIMYYLVGYNLMYDGVDAGFIGSLSLWSPDDTGALADVPAFGEGEGYAAASDWYFQMVFVATAASIVSGTLAERIKLWPFLIFTVVLTGFIYPIQGAWQWGGGWLSEMGFSDFAGSTIVHSTGGWAALVGAIILGSRYGKFGANGEINVMPGSSMPLATLGTFILWLGWFGFNGGSQLALGSASNAIDVSQIFINTNMAAAAGVVTAMVLTQLLYTKVDLTMALNGALAGLVSITAEPLTPTLGSAAMIGAVGGAIVVVAVPLLDKLKIDDVVGAIPVHLFAGIWGTMAVPLTNSDTSFYVQGVGVVSIGAFVVLASLAFWLALKFTIGLRASQEEEVLGLDKAEIGLEAYPEFGSGSQRI, from the coding sequence ATGACAGCCAAATTTTTCAAATTAGGGTCAGCTGCCCTTCTTGGTCTTGCGGCCATGAGTGCGCCAGCCTTTGCCGAGGAAACCATGACGTCTGGTGAATCGGCTTACATCTTTAATACCCTGCTCTTCTTGATGGCAGGTTTCATGGTCATGTTCATGGCTGCAGGCTTTGCCATGCTGGAAGCTGGCATGGTGCGCTCCAAGAACGTTGCCATCCAATGCACAAAGAACATCTCGCTCTTCTCCATCGCCGGCATCATGTATTACCTGGTCGGCTATAACCTGATGTATGACGGCGTTGACGCGGGCTTCATCGGATCTCTGTCACTCTGGAGCCCAGACGATACAGGTGCTCTTGCAGACGTTCCTGCCTTCGGCGAAGGCGAAGGCTATGCAGCAGCATCCGACTGGTACTTCCAGATGGTGTTTGTTGCGACAGCAGCGTCCATCGTTTCAGGCACACTCGCTGAGCGCATTAAGCTCTGGCCTTTCCTGATCTTCACAGTTGTCCTCACCGGCTTCATCTACCCTATCCAGGGTGCATGGCAGTGGGGCGGCGGCTGGCTCTCAGAAATGGGCTTCTCCGACTTTGCCGGGTCCACAATCGTGCACTCAACAGGCGGTTGGGCAGCTCTTGTCGGTGCCATCATTCTTGGTAGCCGGTATGGCAAGTTCGGCGCAAACGGCGAAATCAATGTGATGCCTGGTTCATCCATGCCACTGGCAACACTGGGTACATTTATCCTGTGGCTTGGCTGGTTCGGCTTCAATGGTGGCTCACAGCTCGCACTGGGCTCTGCCTCCAACGCCATTGATGTGTCACAGATTTTCATCAACACAAACATGGCAGCAGCAGCTGGCGTGGTTACGGCGATGGTTCTGACACAGCTTCTCTATACCAAGGTTGATCTGACGATGGCCCTGAACGGCGCGCTTGCCGGTCTCGTTTCCATCACAGCTGAGCCGCTGACACCAACACTGGGGTCAGCTGCAATGATCGGCGCTGTCGGCGGAGCCATCGTGGTTGTCGCTGTACCGCTTCTCGACAAGCTGAAGATCGACGATGTGGTTGGTGCCATCCCGGTTCACCTGTTCGCAGGCATCTGGGGCACCATGGCTGTGCCACTCACCAACTCCGACACAAGCTTCTACGTGCAGGGCGTTGGCGTGGTCTCCATCGGCGCGTTTGTGGTGCTCGCAAGCCTTGCCTTCTGGTTGGCGCTTAAGTTCACCATCGGACTGCGCGCAAGTCAGGAAGAAGAAGTTCTGGGTCTCGACAAAGCCGAGATTGGCCTCGAAGCCTACCCAGAGTTCGGTTCCGGATCGCAGCGCATCTAA
- a CDS encoding amidase family protein (Derived by automated computational analysis using gene prediction method: Protein Homology.) — MSDEWAHQPALALGAAIENGRADPREITEYFLSRIETEDKDHTVYVRVTQERAKREASEAAARAKAGLRRSPIDGVPLSWKELFDVAGEPSTACSNLLKNNVAKADAISIERLTRAGAVLLGKTTMTEFAFSGLGLNPIFGTPANPHDPETARAPGGSSSGAGVSVARGLTAAALGTDTGGSVRIPAAWNSLVGLKTSWGRVPLDGTVPLSPSLDTIGPLAHTVADAATLFSLLSGATADIHNVSLKDHAVLVPDNLVFDGLDAGIAKTIEQAIHALGAKGLRIVHKPLPALDEIQTLAWEGASILIAEAYGLWGMEVERRQHDMFTSVASRFMMGKRGSAPDLARGLLLRDAIQKRYAKETQGYDAVLMPAVAISPPEIAPLLSDDAAYGQANSMALRNTTLGNQLGLCALTLPVGSDALGLPVGLMMQAAPGKDELLLRLGRAIEMALAN; from the coding sequence ATGAGTGACGAGTGGGCGCACCAGCCTGCATTGGCGTTGGGCGCAGCAATTGAAAACGGGCGTGCGGACCCGCGCGAGATCACCGAATATTTTCTGAGCCGTATCGAGACGGAAGACAAAGATCACACCGTCTACGTTCGGGTGACGCAAGAGCGTGCCAAACGTGAAGCCTCCGAGGCAGCCGCGCGCGCAAAGGCCGGTCTGCGGCGCTCCCCCATTGACGGCGTGCCCCTGTCCTGGAAAGAGCTGTTTGATGTCGCAGGCGAACCCTCCACCGCCTGTTCGAACCTTCTGAAAAACAATGTCGCAAAAGCCGACGCCATCTCAATCGAGCGCCTCACGCGCGCAGGCGCCGTCCTTCTTGGCAAAACGACAATGACGGAGTTCGCCTTTTCCGGCTTGGGGCTCAATCCCATCTTTGGCACACCGGCAAATCCCCATGACCCCGAAACAGCCCGCGCGCCTGGGGGCTCTTCTTCGGGTGCCGGCGTCTCTGTCGCCAGAGGCCTTACAGCTGCAGCACTGGGCACCGACACCGGCGGGTCCGTTCGAATTCCAGCCGCGTGGAACAGTCTCGTCGGCCTCAAAACAAGTTGGGGACGCGTACCTCTAGACGGGACCGTACCGCTGTCACCCTCCCTCGACACCATTGGCCCGCTCGCACACACAGTTGCCGACGCCGCCACACTCTTCTCACTCTTAAGTGGTGCGACTGCCGACATTCACAATGTGTCGCTCAAAGATCACGCGGTTCTCGTGCCAGACAATTTGGTCTTCGACGGACTGGATGCAGGGATCGCAAAGACGATTGAGCAGGCCATACATGCCCTCGGTGCCAAAGGGTTGCGCATTGTCCACAAACCCCTGCCCGCTCTTGATGAGATCCAGACCCTTGCCTGGGAAGGCGCCAGTATCCTGATCGCAGAAGCCTACGGGCTTTGGGGTATGGAAGTGGAACGACGGCAACACGACATGTTCACCTCAGTTGCTTCCCGCTTCATGATGGGGAAGCGTGGCTCTGCTCCCGATCTCGCAAGAGGCCTCCTGCTTCGCGACGCAATACAAAAACGCTATGCGAAAGAGACGCAAGGCTATGACGCGGTCTTGATGCCCGCCGTTGCCATCTCGCCGCCGGAGATTGCCCCATTGCTGTCCGATGATGCGGCATACGGTCAAGCCAACAGCATGGCCCTGCGCAATACGACGCTGGGAAATCAGCTGGGGCTTTGCGCGCTGACCCTGCCCGTCGGCTCAGACGCACTGGGCCTGCCCGTTGGCTTGATGATGCAGGCGGCACCGGGCAAAGACGAACTGCTGCTCCGCCTTGGCCGGGCCATTGAGATGGCGCTCGCGAATTAG
- a CDS encoding aminotransferase class I/II-fold pyridoxal phosphate-dependent enzyme (Derived by automated computational analysis using gene prediction method: Protein Homology. GO_function: GO:0030170 - pyridoxal phosphate binding [Evidence IEA]; GO_process: GO:0009058 - biosynthetic process [Evidence IEA]), producing the protein MSDRFANMPDGPFAQLNTLLEGVQPGQDPIMMSIGEPQHAFPEFVSDVLRAHEKDYGKYPPIIGTTPFRDAAAGWLARRYNLPPEVLEPDARILPVNGTREALFNLALVACPTEKAGTQPAILMPNPFYQCYASAAIAAGAEPHYIAATAENGFLPDFESLDSDLLARTAMIYFCSPANPQGTVAPLDYLKRLITLAREHDITLVIDECYADIYDRDEPPGGLQAALGLAVPKSGDVFENIIVFHSLSKRSNLPGLRTGFCAGDKALINRFRAFRNIAAPQTPLPVLAAATACWNDDAHSAENRARYQMKNDIAERIIGNRYGFYRPAGGFFLWLDVGDGVAVTKQLWADAGLKVLPGGYLARDDASLPDGNPGARFIRLALVQDEKTVEEALTRLTNVLS; encoded by the coding sequence ATGAGTGACCGATTTGCCAATATGCCCGACGGGCCCTTCGCCCAGCTGAATACTCTTTTGGAGGGGGTCCAGCCCGGCCAGGACCCGATCATGATGAGCATTGGGGAACCGCAACATGCGTTCCCGGAGTTTGTCTCTGATGTGCTGCGCGCTCATGAAAAGGACTATGGCAAATATCCGCCGATCATTGGGACGACGCCCTTTCGCGACGCCGCCGCTGGATGGCTCGCACGCCGGTACAATTTACCGCCAGAGGTTCTGGAGCCCGATGCCCGCATCCTGCCTGTGAACGGAACGCGCGAAGCCCTGTTCAATCTGGCGCTTGTTGCCTGCCCGACAGAGAAAGCAGGCACACAACCCGCGATCTTAATGCCGAACCCCTTCTATCAGTGCTACGCCTCTGCAGCGATCGCGGCAGGCGCAGAACCGCATTATATCGCGGCGACAGCTGAAAACGGCTTCCTGCCGGATTTTGAATCACTGGACAGCGACCTGCTCGCCCGTACAGCGATGATTTATTTCTGCTCGCCCGCAAATCCACAAGGCACCGTCGCACCGCTGGACTATCTAAAGCGCCTCATCACGCTCGCCCGCGAACACGACATCACCCTGGTGATCGATGAATGCTATGCCGACATTTATGACCGTGACGAACCGCCAGGCGGCTTGCAGGCCGCTCTGGGTCTTGCGGTACCAAAATCAGGCGATGTCTTCGAAAACATCATCGTCTTTCATTCCCTCTCCAAACGCTCAAACCTGCCGGGTCTGCGCACAGGTTTTTGTGCAGGCGACAAAGCGCTCATCAATCGCTTCCGCGCCTTCCGCAACATCGCAGCGCCACAAACACCGCTGCCAGTTCTCGCCGCCGCAACCGCCTGCTGGAACGACGACGCCCACTCCGCAGAGAACCGTGCCCGCTACCAGATGAAGAATGATATTGCCGAGCGCATCATCGGGAACCGCTATGGCTTCTACCGTCCCGCTGGTGGTTTCTTCCTATGGTTGGATGTAGGTGACGGGGTCGCCGTCACGAAACAATTGTGGGCTGACGCCGGCTTGAAGGTTTTGCCTGGCGGTTATTTGGCCCGTGACGATGCCTCCCTTCCAGATGGAAACCCAGGCGCCCGCTTCATCCGTCTGGCGCTTGTACAAGATGAAAAGACCGTTGAAGAAGCGCTCACCCGCCTCACCAATGTTTTGAGCTAG
- a CDS encoding VOC family protein (Derived by automated computational analysis using gene prediction method: Protein Homology.) encodes MVRLEHVNLCVAEIEPTLNFLLTAFPDWKVRGSGKNSWYGRDRNWVHVGTEDTYITLNDGARGDNRDLTGDSPGLAHLGFCVEDLEGLALRLRDAGYPIEIIGGDHPFRKNLYFLDPAGFEFDFVEYLSEKPEEKNMYGGETSPVRRLLPA; translated from the coding sequence ATGGTGAGATTGGAACATGTGAACTTGTGTGTGGCGGAGATTGAGCCGACCCTGAACTTTCTTCTCACCGCTTTTCCCGACTGGAAAGTGCGGGGAAGCGGAAAGAATAGCTGGTACGGACGGGACCGGAATTGGGTCCATGTCGGAACGGAGGACACCTATATCACGCTCAATGACGGCGCGCGGGGCGACAATCGGGACCTGACTGGTGATAGCCCAGGGCTCGCACATCTTGGTTTTTGCGTTGAGGATTTGGAGGGCCTTGCGTTGCGGCTCCGGGATGCAGGTTACCCGATAGAGATCATCGGCGGGGACCACCCGTTCCGTAAGAACCTCTATTTCCTGGACCCAGCGGGTTTCGAATTTGATTTCGTTGAGTATCTAAGTGAGAAGCCGGAAGAAAAAAACATGTATGGGGGGGAGACGTCACCCGTTCGCCGTTTGCTGCCGGCCTAG